GTGGTCGAGAGCCTCGACAAGGCCAGCACGGCGATCCTGCTGTCGATCGGGCACCAGACCGGGCTCTTCGACACCATGCGGGGGCTGCCGCCTGCCACCAGCGTCGAGATTGCGGACGCGGCCGGGCTCAACGAGCGCTACGTGCGCGAGTGGCTCGGCGGTCTGGTCGCCGCCAGGGTGATCGACTACGCGCCGCAGCAGCGGGCCTACCACCTGCCCGAGCATCGGGCCGCGGTGCTGACCCGCGCGGCCGGGCCCGACAACCTCGCCCGGGTCGCGCAGTTCATCCCGCTGCTGGCCGAGGTCGAGCAGAAGATCGTCGACCGGTTCCACACCGGTGGCGGCCTGTCCTACAGCGAATACCCACGGTTCCACCGGCTGATGGCCGAGCAGAGCGGCGAGGTGTTCGATGCCGCGCTGATCGATGTCATCCTCCCGATGGCCGACGGCCTGGTCGGCCGGCTGCGTGAAGGCGCGGACCTGGCCGACATCGGTTGTGGCAGCGGGCATGCGGTGAACGTGATCGCCCAGGCTTTCCCGGCCAGCCGGGTCACCGGCCTCGATTTCTCCGAGGAGGGCCTGGCCACCGGACGCGACGAGGCAACCCGTCTGAACCTG
This region of Mycolicibacterium goodii genomic DNA includes:
- a CDS encoding class I SAM-dependent methyltransferase yields the protein MTTLDANPSEAAVSDTTSTTISDTAPDTTEDFAARVVESLDKASTAILLSIGHQTGLFDTMRGLPPATSVEIADAAGLNERYVREWLGGLVAARVIDYAPQQRAYHLPEHRAAVLTRAAGPDNLARVAQFIPLLAEVEQKIVDRFHTGGGLSYSEYPRFHRLMAEQSGEVFDAALIDVILPMADGLVGRLREGADLADIGCGSGHAVNVIAQAFPASRVTGLDFSEEGLATGRDEATRLNLSNATFVARDVAELDETEAYDAITAFDAIHDQAHPARVLANIYRALRPGGIFLMVDIKASTHVENNIGVPFAPYLYTVSTLHCMTVSLALDGDGLGTVWGRELATEMLTDAGFDDIVVREIDTDPINYYYVARKR